Part of the Cryptosporangium arvum DSM 44712 genome, TCGGGCCGCCGTAGGACCCGATCAGGAAGTACATCGGGACGAGCATCGCCTCGAAGAAGACGTAGAAGAAGAACACGTCGGTGGCGACGAAGACGCCGATCATGCAGGTCTGCAGCGCGAGCATCAGCGCGTAGTACGTCTTGACCGAGCGGCGTCCCGCGCCGGACTCGTGCCACGACGCCAGCAGGACGATCGGCGTCAGCACCGCGATCAGCGCCAGCATCACCAGCGCGATGCCGTCCACACCGAACGCGAGCCGCGTGCCGAACTGCGGGATCCAGGTGTACGACGTGACGAACTGGAACCGGTCGCCGTCGGGGTCGAAGTTGGCGCAGACGACGATCGTCAGCACCAGCACCGCGAGCGACCAGCCGATGGCCAGCAGCTTCGCGAGCCGGTCGGCGCCCTTCGGCAGGAACGCCACGACGGCTGCGCCGACCAGCGGCAGCGCGGTCAGTACGGGGAGCCAGGGACCGTTCATCCGAGCCGCACCACCAGCAGCGACGCCAGCACCACGACCGCACCTCCGAGCATCGTCAGGGCATACGACCGGACGAACCCGGTCTGCAGGCGGCGGAGGCGGCCGGAGCCACCACCCACCGCGGCGGACAGGCCGTTGACCAAGCCGTCCACCCCTCGGCTGTCGACGTACACCAGCGCCCGGGTGAGCCACTGGCCGGGCCGCATGAAGACGGCCTCGTTGAACGCGTCCGCGTACAGGTTGCGCCGGGCCGCGACCACGAGCTGGTTGGCCGGCTGCTCGGCCTTGGCCGTGCCGCCGCGGAAGAGCAGGTAGGCAAGCCCTGCGCCGACGAGCGAGAACACGATCACCAGCGCGGTGATCACGATCGGCTCCAGCTTGTGCGCGGCCTCGGGCGCCTCCGCCCCCCGCACCAGCACCGGCTCGAGCCAGTGCGACGTGCGGTCTCCCTGGGTGAGCAGGAAACCACCGGCCACCGATCCGACCGCCAGCACCATCATCGGCACGGTCATCGAGAGCGGCGACTCGTGCGGGTGGGGCTTGCCACCCTCTTCCTCGGTGGTCCACCGCGGCTTGCCCAGGAACGTCAGCACGAACAACCGCGTCATGTAGAACGCGGTGAGGCCGGCACCGAGCAGGGCCGCGCCGCCGAACAGCCAGCCGGACCAGCCGGGCCGGTCGAAGGCGTGCTCGATGATCGGGTCCTTGGAGAAGAAGCCGGACAGCGGCGGGATGCCGATGATCGCCAGCCAGCCGAGCCCGAACGTGATCGTGGTGATCGGCATGTACTTCGCGAGCCCACCGAACCGCCGGATGTCGACCTGGTCGTTCATGCCGTGCATGACCGAACCGGCGCCGAGGAACAGCCCCGCCTTGAAGAACCCGTGGGCGAGCAGGTGGATGATGCCGAGCGCGTACGCCTCGCCACCGAGCCCGACGGCCAGGAACATGTAGCCGATCTGGCTGACCGTGGAGTACGCCAGCACCTTCTTGATGTCGTCCTTGGCGCAACCGATGACGCACCCGATCAGCAGCGTCAGCGCGCCGATGACGCACACCACGGTGCGGCCGGTCTCGGTCAGGTCGTAGATCGGCGCGGAGCGGGCGATCAGGTAGACGCCGGCGGTGACCATCGTCGCCGCGTGGATGAGCGCGGAGACCGGCGTGGGGCCGGCCATCGCGTCGGGGAGCCAGGCCTGCAGCGGGAACTGGCCGGACTTACCGCAGGCGCCCAACAGCAGGAGCAGCGCGACGATCGTGACCGTCGTCGACGAGAGCTGGTCGACGTTGCTGAACACACCCTCGAACGACGTGTCGCCGAGCGTCGCGAACAGCAGGAAGATGCCCAGCGCCAGGCCGACGTCGCCGACCCGGTTCATGATGAACGCCTTCTTCGCCGCGGTGGCGGCCTCCGGGCGCGTGTACCAGAACGCGATCAGCAGGTACGACGCCAGACCGACGCCCTCCCAGCCGACGTAGAGCGCGACGAAGCTGTTGCCGAGGACCAGCAGCAGCATCGCGGCCACGAACAGGTTCAGCATCGCGAAGAAGCGCCGCCGGCCCTCGTCGTGCGACATGTACCCGATCGAGTACACGTGGATGAGGAAACCGACGCCGGTGATCAGCAGCACGAAGACCGCTGACAGCGGGTCGTAGAGCAGCCCGGCGTCGACCTTCAGCCCGCCCACGTCGATGAACGTGAACAGGTGCTGGGAGATCTGCCGGCCCTCCTCACCCAGGCCGCGCAATTCGAGGAACTGGACGACACCCAGCACGAACGCGATACCGACCGTCGCGCACCCGAGCAGGTGCCCCCAGGCATTCGCGCGGCGCCCGAGCAGGAACAGCACGAGCGCTCCGGCCAGCGGCAGCGCGATCAGCAACCAGAGCAGGGAAAGAGACCCCGTCGGCTCTGCATACTCCACGGCGCTATATCCCCTCAGTACTTCAGCAGGTTCGCGTCGTCGACCGAGGCCGACTTACGGGTGCGGAAGATCGACATGATGATCGCGAGCCCGACGACGACCTCCGCGGCGGCGACCACCATGACGAAGAACGCCATGATCTGACCGTCGAGCGTGCCGTTGATCCGGGAGAACGTGACCAGCGTGAGGTTGGCCGCGTTGAGCATCAGCTCGATGCACATGAACACGACGATCGCGTTGCGCCGCACGAGCACGCCGACCGCGCCGATCGTGAACAGCGCCGCGGACAGCAGCAGATAGTAGGTAGGAGTCACGCCCTCAGCCCTTCGGGGTGGTCAGGCCACTGTCGAGTTCACGCCGCTCCACCGAGGCCGCGACGCTGCCTTCGGCGGGCGTGCCGTCGGGGAGCAGGCCCGGGGTGGCCACCGAGTCCGACAGCGCGTAGACGCCGGGACCGGGCTTGGGGGCCGGGTGGTTGCCCTTCCGGAACCGGGCGATCGACCGCTCGCGCTGCGTCGGGACGCCGCCCTTGTCGCGCTCGACGTGCGCCAGGATCATCGCGCCGACCGCGGCGGTGATCAGCAGTGCGCTGGTGGCCTCGAACGCGAACACGTACCGGGTGAACAGCACCGCCGCGAGCGAATCGACGTTGCCGCCGCCGGCCTCGTTGGTGCGGGCCAGGCCGACCGCCGACACCTCGCCGAGCGCCCGGTAGAGGCCGGTCGTGACCAGCGCCGCCAGCCCGATGCCGAGCAGCACCGCGGCGAGGCGCTGCCCGCGTAGCGTCTCGACGATCGAGTCCGACGAGTCGCGGCCGACGAGCATCAGCACGAACAGGAACAGGATCATGATCGCGCCGGTGTAGACGATGACCTGCACGACGCCGATGAACGGAGCGGCCTGCAGCACGTAGAACACGCCGAGGCTGAACATCGTGCACACCAGGAACAGCGCCGAGTGGATCGCGTTGCGGGCCAGCACCATCCCGAGCGCACCGCCCAGGGCGACCGGGGCGAGCACCCAGAACGCGACCTTCTCGCCGGTCGGCGGGTCGCCGGGTGCGGCGGCGGCCAGCACATCGAGAGCGACGCTCACCGGATGACCTCCTTGGTGTCCCGCTCCGGACGCTCGGCACCGGCCGAGGCACCCGGGTTGGTGGGACCCTGCACGTAGTAGTCGGTCTCGTTCTCGCCGAGCCGCATCGCGTGCGGCGGCAGCTCCATACCGGGCAGCAGCGGCGCGAGCAGCTGCTCCTTGGTGTAGATCAGGTCGGCGCGGCTGTCGCTGGCCAGCTCGTAGGTGTTCGACATGGTCAGCGACCGGGTCGGACAGGCCTCGATGCAGAGCCCGCAGAAGATGCAGCGCGCGTAGTTGATCTGGTAGACCGCGCCGTAGCGCTCACCGGGCGAGTAGCGCTCGTCCTCGGTGTTGTCGCCGCCCTCGACGTAGATCGCGTCGGCCGGGCAGGCCCAGGCGCACAGCTCGCAGCCGACGCACTTCTCCAGCCCGTCGGGGTGCCGGTTGAGCACGTGCCGACCGTGGTACCGGGGCGCCGCGGGGTGCGGCACGTCCGGGTACTTGATCGTCACCCGCTTCTTGAACATGGTCGAGAAGGTGAGCCCGAAGCCCTTGACCGAGTCGAGCACGTCAGTCCTCCTTCTCTTCGGTGGGCAGTTGTTCGTCGGCGCCCACCTTCGCGGGAACCTGCGGCTTCAGCCGTGGTGACGGTGGAACGACCAGGTCCATCGGCGGCACCGGGAAGTCGGACGCGGGGTTCGGGTCCCGGGCGTCGACTTCCTTCTTGGCCCGCTCCGGCACCAGCAGGCTGAGCGCGACGACCACCAGCAGGACGACCGCGAGGCCGATCAGGATGGTGCGCGTCGGCAGGTCGTACTCGCGGCTGATCGTGCGCATCGCGGCGACGAGCAGCAGCCAGACGAGGCTGATCGGGACCAGGACCTTCCAGCCGAAGTGCATGAACTGGTCGTAGCGGAGACGAGGCAGCGTGCCGCGCAGCCAGATGAACACGAACAGGCTCGCGACGACCTTGAGCAGGAACCAGAGCACCGGCCACCAGTTCTCGTTGGCGCCCGGCCAGATCGTGCCGAGGCCGAACGGCGCGCGCCAGCCACCCAGGAACAGCGTCGCGCAGAGCGCCGACACCGTGACCATGTTGATGTACTCGCCGAGGAAGAACATCGCGAACTTCAGCGAGGAGTACTCGGTGTGGAAACCACCGACCAGCTCGCTCTCGGCCTCGGGCAGGTCGAACGGGGCCCGGTTGGTCTCACCGACCGCCGAGATCGCGTAGACGACGAAGCTCGGCAGCAGCGTGAAGACGAACCAGGTGTTCTCCTGCGCCCCGATGATCTCGCTGGTGGAGAGCGACCCCGCGGTGAGCAGCACCGGCACGATCGAGAGGCCCATCGCGACCTCGTACGAGATCATCTGCGCCGCCGACCGCATACCGCCGAGCAGCGGGTAGGTGGAGCCGGACGCCCAGCCGGCCAGCACGATGCCGTACACGCCCAGCGACGAGCAGGCCAGGATGTACAGCACGCCGACCGGCAGGTCGGTGAGCTGCAGCGCGGTGGTGTGACCGAAGATCGAGACGTTCGGCCCCAGCGGGATCACCGCGAACGCGACGATCGCCACGATCGCCGAGATGATCGGCGCCAGGACGAAGACGACCTTGTCGGCCGCGGCCGGGATGATGTCTTCCTTGAACGCCAGCTTGATGCCGTCGGCGAGGCTCTGGAGCAGCCCCCACGGCCCGACGCGGTTCGGCCCCGGGCGCACCTGCATGTACCCGATGACCTTGCGCTCGCCCACGATCGTGAACAGGACGAGCAGCACCAGGATCCCGAAGATCGCGACGATCTTCGCGATGATCAGCCACCACGGGTCGTTGCCGACCGCGGCCGGTTCCGTGGCCGCCAGCACAGCGCCGGTGCTCATCAGGCCTCCCCCTCGGTGTCGACCGCCGGCCGGCCACCGTCGGCCGGGTCACCGCCGTCGCTGGTGGCGCGGGCCTCGACGTCGCCGAGGCCACCGTCGGCCGGAACACTTCCAGGGACCCCCGACGGTTTGCGGTCCGCCACACCGGCGGTGATCCGCACGAGATCCCCGGCGCCGACGCCGAGCGTCGGGCGCACCTGGGAGTCGACCGAGTTCGTCGGCACCCAGACCACACGGTCGGGCATCTCGGTGACCGCCACCGGCAGCTGGATCGCTCCCCGGTCGGTCGAGACCAGGATGTGCGCACCGGGCCGGACGCCGAGCTCGGCGGCCGTACCCGGCGAGAGGTGCGCGAACGCGGGCTTCGCGGTGCCGGCGAGGTGCTCCTCGCCGTCCTGCAGCGTGCCCAGGTCGAGCATGTGGTGCCAGGTGGCCAGCACGGCCTCGCCGTCGCCGGGGCTCACCCGCGGCGCGGCCGGCTCCATCGGGGACGGCGGCGGCTCCACGTCGACACCCGCGCCCGCGGTTCCGAGCGCGGTGAGCTCGGCCACGATCGCGTCCGGAGTGGCGGTGTTCAGGAACGCGCCCAGCTCCGAGGCGAGCGTGTCGAGCACCCGGGCGTCCGGAAGAGCGCCGGTGCCCTGGAGCGTCAGCCCGAACGGCCGGACCCGGCCCTCCCAGTTGAGGAAGCTGCCGGCCTTCTCGGCCACCGGTGCGACCGGGAACACGACGTCCGCGTACTCGGTGACGGCCGAGGTGCTCAGCTCCAGGCTGACCACGAACGGCGCCGCCGCCAGCGCGGCGCGCGCCGCCACCGGGTCGGGCAGGTCGTCGGGGTCGACACCGCCGACCACCAGGCCACCGAGCGTGCCGTCGGCCGCTGCCGCGAGGATCTCGGACGCCGAGCGCCCCGCCGCCTCGGGCAGCGACGCGCCCCAGGACGCCTCCACGGCCGACCGGCCCGCCGCCGACGTGACCTGACGACCACCGGGCAGCAGGTTCGGCAGCGCACCGGCCTCGACCGCACCGCGCTCACCGGCGCGCCGGGGCACCCAGCCGAGCTTCGCGCCGGTCGAGAGCGCCAGCAGCGACGCCGCCGAGTACGCGCCACGGATGCTCGCCGCGCGCTCACCGACCAGGATCACCGATCCCGACGCCCGCAGGCCCTCGGAGAGCGACGTGAGGTCGGGCAGTTCGCCGCCGCGCAGCGCGTCCAGCACCTTGGGCTCGGCGCCGGGGGTGGCCTGGATCAGCGTGCCGCCGAGCTTGTCGAGCCCGCGGGTGGCCAGCGGGGCCACCGACCAGACCTTCGTGCCGCGCTTGCGCCAGGCCTTGCGCAGGCGGAGGAAGAGAATCGACGACTCCTCCTCCGGCTCCAGGGCCACCAGCAGCACGTTCGGCGCGTTCTCGAGGTCGCGGTACGTGGTGGTGAGGCCCTGCCCGGCCACGTGCGCGCCGAGGAACAGCGACTCCTCGTCGGAGTGCGGGCGGGCCCGGAAGTCCACGTCGTTGGTGCCGAGGGCGACCCGCGCGAACTTCGAGTACGCGTAGGCGTCCTCGTAGGTCAGGCGGCCACCGGGCAGCACGCCGACGCCGCCGTTCTCCTTCGCGGCCTCGAGGCCGCGGGCCGCGGCCTCGAACGCCTCGGTCCAGGAGACGGGCTCCAGCGAACCCGACGCGTCACGCACCAGCGGCTGGGTGAGCCGCTTCTTGCCGGTCGCGTAGACGAACGCCCAGCGGCCCTTGTCGCAGTTCCACTCCTCGTTGACCTCGGGGTCCTCGCCGGCCAGCCGGCGCAGCACCTTGCCGCGACGCCAGTCGGTGCGCAGCGAACAGCCGCTCGCACAGTGCTCGCAGACGCTCGGCGTGCTGACCAGGTCGAACGGGCGGGCCCGGAACCGGTAGGCGGCGCCGGTGAGCGCGCCGACCGGGCAGATCTGGACCGTGTTGCCGGAGAAGTAGGACTGGAACGGTTCGTCGGACGCGATGCCGACCTGCTCCAGCGCGGACCGCTCGAGCAGCTCGATGAACGGGTCACCGGCGACCTGCTTGGAGAAGCGCGTGCAGCGGGCGCAGAGCACGCAGCGCTCGCGGTCGAGCAGCACCTGCGACGAGATCGCCAGCGGCTTCGGGTAGGTGCGCTTGACGTCACGGAACCGCGACTCGGCGGCGCCGTTGCTCATCGCCTGGTTCTGCAGCGGGCACTCGCCGCCCTTGTCGCAGACCGGGCAGTCCAGCGGGTGGTTGATCAGCAGCAGCTCGAGCGTGCCCCGCTGCGCCTTCTCCGCGACCGGGCTGGTGAGCTGGGTCTTGACCACCATGTCGGGCGTGACCGTGGCCGTGCAGCTCGCGACCGGCTTGCGCTGGCCGTCGACCTCCACGATGCACTGGCGGCAGGCGCCGACCGGCTCGAGCAGCGGGTGGTCGCAGAACCGGGGGATCTGGATACCCAGCTCCTCGGCGGCCCGGATGATCAACGTGCCCTTCGGCACGGTGACGCTCAGGCCGTCGATCGTCAGCGTGACGGTGTCGACTTGCTCAGGTGCAACGGTCATCAGTGCGCTCCGGCGAGTGCGGCCTGCTCGGCCGAGAAGTACGGCGCTTTGCGGCCCTCGATGTAGTCGAGGTAGTCGTCCCGGAAGTACTTCAGCGACGACGTCACCGGGCTGGTCGCGCCGTCGCCGAGCGCGCAGAACGACCGGCCGAAGATGTTGTCGCAGGTGTCGAGCAGCGTGTCGAGGTCGGCTTTGGTGCCCTGCCCGGACAGGATCCGGCGGAGCACCTGCACCATCCAGTAGTTGCCCTCGCGGCACGGCGTGCACTTGCCGCACGACTCGTGCGCGTAGAACGCGATCCACCGGTAGGTCGCGTAGACCACGTCGTCCTGATCGCTGAACACCTGCACGGCCGTCGTGCCGAGCATCGACCCGGCGGCCGCCGCGCCCTCGAAGTCCAGCGGCACGTCGAGGTGCTCGTCGGTGAAGAGCGGCGTGGAGGAGCCACCCGGCGTCCAGAACTTCAGCCGGTGACCTTCCTTCATGCCACCGGCCAGCTCCAGCAGCTCGCGCAGCGTGATGCCGAGGTGGCACTCGTACTGCCCCGGGCGGTTCACCCGGCCGGAGATCGAGAAGATCTTCGGGCCCGGCGACTTCTCGCTGCCCATCGTCTTCCACCACTCGGCGCCGCCGAGCACGATGTAGGGCACGCTCGCGATCGTCTCCACGTTGTTCACGACCGTGGGGCCGCCGTAGAGACCGGCCACCGCGGGGAACGGCGGCTTGAGACGCGGCTGGCCGCGGTAGCCCTCGAGCGAGTCGAGCAGCGCGGTTTCCTCGCCGCAGATGTAGGCGCCGGCCCCGGAGTGGACGACCAGCTCCAGGTCGAAGCCGCTGCCGAGGATGTTGCGGCCGAGGTAGCCCCGGGCGTAGGCCTCGTCCACCGCGTTGCGCAGGCGGCGCGCGGCGTGCACGGCCTCACCGCGGATGTAGATCGCGGCGAAGTTGGCCCGGATCGCGTAGGAGGCGATCACGATGCCCTCGATGAGGCCGTGCGGGTCGGCCATCATGTACGGCAGGTCCTTGCAGGTGCCGGGCTCGCCCTCGTCGGCGTTGACCACGAGGTAGTGCGGCTTGCCGTCGCCCTGCGGGATGAAGCCCCACTTCAGACCGGTCGGGAAGCCGGCGCCGCCGCGTCCGCGCAGGCCGGAGTCCTTGACCAGCTGGATCAGGTCGTCGGGGTGGGCCTTGATCGCCTTGCGCAGGCCCGAGTAGCCGTCGAGCCGCTCGTAGACCGAGATCTTCCAGGCCTCGGGCGAGAGCCAGCGCTTGGTGAGGACCGGGGTGAGAAGTTCGCGCTCGCTCATTTCTGCCCCTCGTTCTGGTTCCTGGGGTCGGCCGGCGGTGCGTCACCGGCCGGCTTGGAGTCGGCCGCCGGCTCGGGGACGGTCGAGGACGTCTCGGCCGGGTTCTCCGGCGTCTCGACGTCCTTCACCTGGGGGTCGGTGGTGGCCTGGGCCGGCTGCGCCGGAGCCTGCGCGACCGCCGGGGCCGAGCGCTCGGTCTCGGGGCTGCGGGCCGGGGTGCGCTTCGCCGGCCGACGCTTCGCCGGCTCCGCCGTCGCCGAGATCAGCGGGCCGCTGCTGCGGCGCCGCGGTGCCTTGGGCGCGGCCGCGTCACCGTCCGGTTCGGCCGTCTTCGGGCCTTCGTCCGCAGTGGTCGCAGCCGCCGTCTTCGCCGCCGGCGATGCCCCAGCGGCCGGGGCGGCCTTCTCAGCCGGGGCGGCCTTCTCGGCCGGCGCCGTGGCCGCCGGAGCAGCCGTGGCCGCCGGAGCCGCCGGAGCCGGAGCGGCCGCCGCCGGAGCGGCCTTCGCGGGGGCAGCCTTGGCGGGAGCGGACTTGGCGTCCGATTCGGCCTTCTTCGCGATCGGCGTGTTCGGGTAGAACCCCGGAACGCTCACCCCGCGCTCCTCCGCCAGCCGGTTACCGGCGACGGTCGGCTCGATCCCGTTCATCGGGTCCGCGACCGCGCTGCGGTCGTCGCTGAACCCCGCGAGCTCCCGCGACATCTGCTTGAACGAGCAGAGCCGCGCTCCGCGCGACGGCACCGGACGCTCGCCGCCCTGGAGCTGCTTCACGAGCGTCAGCGCCGAGTCGGCGTCGACCTGGTCGAAGTACTCGTAGTTGACGGTCATCACCGGGGCGTAGTCGCACGCCGCGAGGCACTC contains:
- the nuoL gene encoding NADH-quinone oxidoreductase subunit L; this translates as MEYAEPTGSLSLLWLLIALPLAGALVLFLLGRRANAWGHLLGCATVGIAFVLGVVQFLELRGLGEEGRQISQHLFTFIDVGGLKVDAGLLYDPLSAVFVLLITGVGFLIHVYSIGYMSHDEGRRRFFAMLNLFVAAMLLLVLGNSFVALYVGWEGVGLASYLLIAFWYTRPEAATAAKKAFIMNRVGDVGLALGIFLLFATLGDTSFEGVFSNVDQLSSTTVTIVALLLLLGACGKSGQFPLQAWLPDAMAGPTPVSALIHAATMVTAGVYLIARSAPIYDLTETGRTVVCVIGALTLLIGCVIGCAKDDIKKVLAYSTVSQIGYMFLAVGLGGEAYALGIIHLLAHGFFKAGLFLGAGSVMHGMNDQVDIRRFGGLAKYMPITTITFGLGWLAIIGIPPLSGFFSKDPIIEHAFDRPGWSGWLFGGAALLGAGLTAFYMTRLFVLTFLGKPRWTTEEEGGKPHPHESPLSMTVPMMVLAVGSVAGGFLLTQGDRTSHWLEPVLVRGAEAPEAAHKLEPIVITALVIVFSLVGAGLAYLLFRGGTAKAEQPANQLVVAARRNLYADAFNEAVFMRPGQWLTRALVYVDSRGVDGLVNGLSAAVGGGSGRLRRLQTGFVRSYALTMLGGAVVVLASLLVVRLG
- the nuoK gene encoding NADH-quinone oxidoreductase subunit NuoK, with translation MTPTYYLLLSAALFTIGAVGVLVRRNAIVVFMCIELMLNAANLTLVTFSRINGTLDGQIMAFFVMVVAAAEVVVGLAIIMSIFRTRKSASVDDANLLKY
- a CDS encoding NADH-quinone oxidoreductase subunit J is translated as MSVALDVLAAAAPGDPPTGEKVAFWVLAPVALGGALGMVLARNAIHSALFLVCTMFSLGVFYVLQAAPFIGVVQVIVYTGAIMILFLFVLMLVGRDSSDSIVETLRGQRLAAVLLGIGLAALVTTGLYRALGEVSAVGLARTNEAGGGNVDSLAAVLFTRYVFAFEATSALLITAAVGAMILAHVERDKGGVPTQRERSIARFRKGNHPAPKPGPGVYALSDSVATPGLLPDGTPAEGSVAASVERRELDSGLTTPKG
- the nuoI gene encoding NADH-quinone oxidoreductase subunit NuoI; the protein is MLDSVKGFGLTFSTMFKKRVTIKYPDVPHPAAPRYHGRHVLNRHPDGLEKCVGCELCAWACPADAIYVEGGDNTEDERYSPGERYGAVYQINYARCIFCGLCIEACPTRSLTMSNTYELASDSRADLIYTKEQLLAPLLPGMELPPHAMRLGENETDYYVQGPTNPGASAGAERPERDTKEVIR
- the nuoH gene encoding NADH-quinone oxidoreductase subunit NuoH, translated to MSTGAVLAATEPAAVGNDPWWLIIAKIVAIFGILVLLVLFTIVGERKVIGYMQVRPGPNRVGPWGLLQSLADGIKLAFKEDIIPAAADKVVFVLAPIISAIVAIVAFAVIPLGPNVSIFGHTTALQLTDLPVGVLYILACSSLGVYGIVLAGWASGSTYPLLGGMRSAAQMISYEVAMGLSIVPVLLTAGSLSTSEIIGAQENTWFVFTLLPSFVVYAISAVGETNRAPFDLPEAESELVGGFHTEYSSLKFAMFFLGEYINMVTVSALCATLFLGGWRAPFGLGTIWPGANENWWPVLWFLLKVVASLFVFIWLRGTLPRLRYDQFMHFGWKVLVPISLVWLLLVAAMRTISREYDLPTRTILIGLAVVLLVVVALSLLVPERAKKEVDARDPNPASDFPVPPMDLVVPPSPRLKPQVPAKVGADEQLPTEEKED
- a CDS encoding NADH-quinone oxidoreductase subunit G, giving the protein MTVAPEQVDTVTLTIDGLSVTVPKGTLIIRAAEELGIQIPRFCDHPLLEPVGACRQCIVEVDGQRKPVASCTATVTPDMVVKTQLTSPVAEKAQRGTLELLLINHPLDCPVCDKGGECPLQNQAMSNGAAESRFRDVKRTYPKPLAISSQVLLDRERCVLCARCTRFSKQVAGDPFIELLERSALEQVGIASDEPFQSYFSGNTVQICPVGALTGAAYRFRARPFDLVSTPSVCEHCASGCSLRTDWRRGKVLRRLAGEDPEVNEEWNCDKGRWAFVYATGKKRLTQPLVRDASGSLEPVSWTEAFEAAARGLEAAKENGGVGVLPGGRLTYEDAYAYSKFARVALGTNDVDFRARPHSDEESLFLGAHVAGQGLTTTYRDLENAPNVLLVALEPEEESSILFLRLRKAWRKRGTKVWSVAPLATRGLDKLGGTLIQATPGAEPKVLDALRGGELPDLTSLSEGLRASGSVILVGERAASIRGAYSAASLLALSTGAKLGWVPRRAGERGAVEAGALPNLLPGGRQVTSAAGRSAVEASWGASLPEAAGRSASEILAAAADGTLGGLVVGGVDPDDLPDPVAARAALAAAPFVVSLELSTSAVTEYADVVFPVAPVAEKAGSFLNWEGRVRPFGLTLQGTGALPDARVLDTLASELGAFLNTATPDAIVAELTALGTAGAGVDVEPPPSPMEPAAPRVSPGDGEAVLATWHHMLDLGTLQDGEEHLAGTAKPAFAHLSPGTAAELGVRPGAHILVSTDRGAIQLPVAVTEMPDRVVWVPTNSVDSQVRPTLGVGAGDLVRITAGVADRKPSGVPGSVPADGGLGDVEARATSDGGDPADGGRPAVDTEGEA
- the nuoF gene encoding NADH-quinone oxidoreductase subunit NuoF, producing the protein MSERELLTPVLTKRWLSPEAWKISVYERLDGYSGLRKAIKAHPDDLIQLVKDSGLRGRGGAGFPTGLKWGFIPQGDGKPHYLVVNADEGEPGTCKDLPYMMADPHGLIEGIVIASYAIRANFAAIYIRGEAVHAARRLRNAVDEAYARGYLGRNILGSGFDLELVVHSGAGAYICGEETALLDSLEGYRGQPRLKPPFPAVAGLYGGPTVVNNVETIASVPYIVLGGAEWWKTMGSEKSPGPKIFSISGRVNRPGQYECHLGITLRELLELAGGMKEGHRLKFWTPGGSSTPLFTDEHLDVPLDFEGAAAAGSMLGTTAVQVFSDQDDVVYATYRWIAFYAHESCGKCTPCREGNYWMVQVLRRILSGQGTKADLDTLLDTCDNIFGRSFCALGDGATSPVTSSLKYFRDDYLDYIEGRKAPYFSAEQAALAGAH